The Streptomyces bacillaris sequence GGCAGCCGGCAGCCCGATGCTGCGGATCTCGCCGGACGGGTCGTACTGGGTGGTCGACACATAGCTGCCGGCCAGCGCCCCCTCGGACTCCGGTATGACGACCCGGGTGCGCAGCGGACGGTAGAGCTTGTCGTAGTTCAGGACCTCCGACACATAGGCTTCGCCGCCCTCGTAGCGGATGCTGCGGCCCAGCTGTCCCCGGGCGCCGCTCACGGTGTCGTACTCCCAGCGGGCCAGGAGTGTGCCGTCGGCGCTGTCCTCGCGGAGCTCGGTCTGCCGGCCCATGCCGTCGTATCCGTACGCCAGGGTGTCCCCCCGGTCGTCCGTGATGGAGACGGTGCGGCCCCGTTCGTCGAACGCGGTGGTCTTGGTGCCGGTGTTGGGACCGGTCGAGGAGATCTGCCGGCCCACCTGGTCGTAGCGGTAGGTCCAGGTGCTCCCGGCGGGATCGGTGACCTCGGCGAGGCGGCCGTGCTGGTTGTAGGTGTAGCGGGTGCTGTCGTAGGCGGAGCCCGCGTCGCGCCCGTGGTGGCGGCGTACCTCGACGGGCTCGCCGAGTGCGTTGACGAGTGTTGTGACGGTGGTGGCCCCCTGGGGCGGTACGACGGTGGCGCGGTCGCCTCCGTGGATCGTCCGGGTGGCGGCCAGGACGGTGCCGCCGTCGCCGTCGCCGGCCATGACGGTGGACTCGGTCTCGCGGCCGAGCCCGTCGTAGCGGTGCCGGGTCTGGGATTCGACCACCGACTCGTCGGCGGGCAGGAACAGATTCTGGGCCGGTGCCCCGGTCGTGTAGTAGGAGGCGAAGGTCTTCGCGGTGAGGCCGCGCTCGTCGTAGAAGATGTCGGTCAGCAGCCGGCCGCCGGCCGGGCCGGGGCCCTGGGTCTGGCGCTCGCGCAGGAAACCGTCGTACAGGACGTAGGAGGTGTTCTGGAGTCCCCGGTTGCCGATGGTGCGGGTGCCCACGGCCACCGGCTGGTTCTCCGCGATCCGGTAGGTGTAGGCCAGGCTGGGCAGTTGCGAGGTGCTTCGGTCGGGCAGCCACACCCCTGTCATCCGGCCCAGCGCGTCGTGGGTGTACGTGGTGGTTCTGCCGTTGGTGTCGGTCAGCCGCTCGGGCAGGCCGCGCACCCCGTCCACCTGGGTGACCCGCTGCTGGGCGGTGGAGCCGTCGCCGGAGCGGGCGGGCGGAGTGGTCTCGGTGACGGTGGTCGCGATGCCGGTGGCGGGGGAGTAGGAGGTGGTGACGGTCAGTCCGTCGCCGCGAGGTTTCCGGACCGGGGTCCCGCCGCCGGTGACGGTGATGTCGGCGGTGATGTCGGTCTCGGCGGTGGTCCGGCCGTAGCGGTCGTAGGCCGTGCCGGACTCCACGTAGCGGGCGGTCGTGCCGTCGTGCTCGTGCAGGACCGCCGTGGCGGTCAGGTCCCCGGTGGTCGGGGCCTCGCCGTGGCCGAGGCCGTCGTAGGCGTACCGGACGTCGCTGGTGACGTCCTCGGCCCGGTCGGGCGTGGCGGAGCAGCGGCCGCCCACCGCCTCCTCGCGGGCGACGGCCCCGAGGATGTTGCGTGCCGTGTTGGTCGCGTACGTGGTGCGGACGCACTGCTCGTCGCCGGTGACGGAGATGTCGCCGGTGCTGTCGGTCTCGACGACCCGGCCGGCGACCGTGTCGTAGCGGAAGGACTGTTCGGTGGTCCGCCACCGCAGCCCGGCGCCGTTGTCCAGTGAAGTCCACGAGGTACGGTTCGCGTCGTCGGTGAACGATGCCCGCAGCGTGCCCCAGTCGCGCTTGTGCTCGGCGGTCTGGTGGCGCCAGGGCCGGCTGACGGTCTTGGCCAGGATGTCGCCGCCGGCGCCCGAGAAGCTGACGGTCTTGTAGGGGTAGCCGGCCAGTGCGGGATGGTCGGTGAGCGCCTCGCCCTCGCCGGGGCCCAGCGGTACGGTGACCGACCTGGTGCCGCCCGAGGAGTTGCTGCGGTCACCGTCCATACCGCGCAGGAAGTAGGTGTCCTCCTGCGCGGCGGTGCCCGTCTGGCCGCCGGTGGTGACCCGGACCTGGCCGTAGCCGCGCCACTGGGACCAGGTCTTCTCCTTCTCGGGCACCATGCCGTTGTCGTCGTCCCAGTGCCAGGCCGCGCCGCCCAGGTACTGGTAGCGGGTGACCTGGTCGGGTGCGCCGCCGGTGCGGTCGGTGCCGGTGACCGAGGTGGTCACGTACTTGTTGAACCAGTGCAGTTCGGGATCGTGGTGCGGGCCGCCCGCCAGGTACTGGGGAAAACAGCGGGTGGTGTTGGAGGCCGGGGTGGGCGGTGCGCCGGCGGTGCAGGCCGGCGGGGAGTACCCGACGTCGAGCTGTCCGCCCACCTCGTCGGCGACGGTGGACAGCCGGGACTTGATGAACGGCGCGTACCCGTCACCGCTGCGGTCGAGCCGGTTGGCCAGCTGGGTGTAGGCGAAGGTCACCGGCGGCAGGGTGATGGGCTGCGCGGCGCTGTGCCCGGTGTGCGTCACCGAGTCGAGAAGCAGCTGGTGGTCGACGTCGGCGGTGCCCCAGTGGTGGTCGAGCTTCCAGGAGTCGACGGCCCGGTACGTGGTGCCCGAGCGGACCTCGGTGGTGACGCCGGTGAGTCGGTGGGTGGTGAAGAAGGTCGGGCTGAACCGTCCGGCGTCGCAGTCCTCGCCGGAGGCGCAGTCGAGATCCCAGGGGGTGTCGTACCAGTACTGCGGGTTCTTGTCGATGTCCGAGCAGTCGGCGCCGTCACCGGGCAGGCAGCGGTCGCTGTTGGTGAACCGCACCCGTGCGAGCGGGGCGCCGTCCAGCACGGTGTCCCTGGTGAGGCCGTACTCGGCGCGGGTGAGAGTGCCGCCGCGGGTGTAGCGCGTGTTGTTCTTCTCGTCCAGGAACCGGCCGTAGGAGTTCTGCTCGCGGTCGTAGTAGTAGGTCAGGACGTTGCCGCGGGTGTCGACGACGTAGTCCAGGTTCCAGCGCCAGGCCTGCTGGCACCAGGAGTCCCGGAGCGGGGTGGCGCGGCACGGGTCGGAGCCGTCGGTGCCGTAGACCGGCACGGTCCAGGCGGAGTCGGTGACCGGGTCGCCGCTGCTCCAACCGGGCAGCCGGTGGTAGCCGAAGTGGTACTGGACGCCGTCGGGGTCGGTGAGCCGCCAGTACTCGTTGTCGTTGTCGCCGTTGGCCCGCGCGCTGTCCTTCAGACGTTCGATGACGGTGCCGTTGTCCTTCTGGAGTTTCCAGCGGTCCTGGCCGGCCGGGACGAGTTCTCCGGCCTCGCCGTTGAAGGAGATGTAGGCGTTGTCGTGGTCCCAGCACAGGTCGGAGATCTTCACGCCGTCGCCGTTCTGGACGTCGTCGTAACCGCACTGCTTGTACTTGCGCTCGATGTAGCCCGGCCACATGTCGAAGCCGTCACCGATCCAGGAGCCCTGGTTGTTGGTGCCCCCGGTCCGGCCGTCGATGCTGCCGGAGGAGTAGGCCAGGCCCAGATCGGGGGCCAGACCGCCGGGCACCTCGGGGGCGGGGAAGTCGTAGGACCAGGTGAAGGCACCGGAGTTGAGGTCGGTGCTCCAGGTGGCGGAGGCCGCCAGGCCGGTGGCCTTGTAGGAGCCCTTCTCCCCTTCCTCCTCGGCTGCGGCGGCCAGCACCAGCGGCTCGCCGTCCGGCAGCTCCAGGGCGGTGGCGGTGAGTGCCTGCCGCCGGGTGTCGTTGTCGGCCGGTACGGGTTCGCCCTGCCGGCACTCGGCGCGTTCCGGGGTGGTGAGGGCACAGGCGGGCAGCGCCACCAGGCCCAGCCGGGCGCCGTACCCGCCGCCGTAGTCGCGGGCGATCGC is a genomic window containing:
- a CDS encoding RHS repeat domain-containing protein; translation: MTRIPLPTRWLSAALASVMTGALLLTGAGPAQSAGPPDLPDAESSVPGTDGPPALPRPAGTADPVPPPAPTAYATGTADITVGAGPGPLRRQAGTVGLPVTLAAADTPLTAEVTVHEPEDAAALGLPGPLLTVTAENRKARVPLTASATDAATATLTLDYSAIARDYGGGYGARLGLVALPACALTTPERAECRQGEPVPADNDTRRQALTATALELPDGEPLVLAAAAEEEGEKGSYKATGLAASATWSTDLNSGAFTWSYDFPAPEVPGGLAPDLGLAYSSGSIDGRTGGTNNQGSWIGDGFDMWPGYIERKYKQCGYDDVQNGDGVKISDLCWDHDNAYISFNGEAGELVPAGQDRWKLQKDNGTVIERLKDSARANGDNDNEYWRLTDPDGVQYHFGYHRLPGWSSGDPVTDSAWTVPVYGTDGSDPCRATPLRDSWCQQAWRWNLDYVVDTRGNVLTYYYDREQNSYGRFLDEKNNTRYTRGGTLTRAEYGLTRDTVLDGAPLARVRFTNSDRCLPGDGADCSDIDKNPQYWYDTPWDLDCASGEDCDAGRFSPTFFTTHRLTGVTTEVRSGTTYRAVDSWKLDHHWGTADVDHQLLLDSVTHTGHSAAQPITLPPVTFAYTQLANRLDRSGDGYAPFIKSRLSTVADEVGGQLDVGYSPPACTAGAPPTPASNTTRCFPQYLAGGPHHDPELHWFNKYVTTSVTGTDRTGGAPDQVTRYQYLGGAAWHWDDDNGMVPEKEKTWSQWRGYGQVRVTTGGQTGTAAQEDTYFLRGMDGDRSNSSGGTRSVTVPLGPGEGEALTDHPALAGYPYKTVSFSGAGGDILAKTVSRPWRHQTAEHKRDWGTLRASFTDDANRTSWTSLDNGAGLRWRTTEQSFRYDTVAGRVVETDSTGDISVTGDEQCVRTTYATNTARNILGAVAREEAVGGRCSATPDRAEDVTSDVRYAYDGLGHGEAPTTGDLTATAVLHEHDGTTARYVESGTAYDRYGRTTAETDITADITVTGGGTPVRKPRGDGLTVTTSYSPATGIATTVTETTPPARSGDGSTAQQRVTQVDGVRGLPERLTDTNGRTTTYTHDALGRMTGVWLPDRSTSQLPSLAYTYRIAENQPVAVGTRTIGNRGLQNTSYVLYDGFLRERQTQGPGPAGGRLLTDIFYDERGLTAKTFASYYTTGAPAQNLFLPADESVVESQTRHRYDGLGRETESTVMAGDGDGGTVLAATRTIHGGDRATVVPPQGATTVTTLVNALGEPVEVRRHHGRDAGSAYDSTRYTYNQHGRLAEVTDPAGSTWTYRYDQVGRQISSTGPNTGTKTTAFDERGRTVSITDDRGDTLAYGYDGMGRQTELREDSADGTLLARWEYDTVSGARGQLGRSIRYEGGEAYVSEVLNYDKLYRPLRTRVVIPESEGALAGSYVSTTQYDPSGEIRSIGLPAAGALPGQSVTFAYEDGTLRPVASNGPLGITSEVTYSLTGKALRYALGRADGKRSYATNTYEWGTQRLRTTRLDREDQPGVDRHETYSYDQAGNVLSIADVARGGTDTQCFAYDHLRRLTDAWAQGTTACADSGSAATVGGPAPYHHSYAYDASGNRLKETRHEQGTTRTYRYAEDRPGTLLGVEGTGTDPVSLTYAYDAAGNTVTREGGAVDQELAWSAEGRVTEVKGSDGSTASYVYDADGNRLIGRTASGTTLYLGETEVTVPAGGDRAVATRHIDLGGGHLAVISDDRQVSFSIADQHGTGQLAVNADSQGLVQRRTLPFGGLRGQQSGGRWPGSRTFANGTDDKDTGLVSMGAREYDADTGRFLSSDPVVDHKNPQQMNGYTYAYNNPLAYADASGLYGKKIGKPSGKKKATGGSGGKKQVGKPSAKKSSKYRAAPPRKKATYQVRTASFRGLKSGVRKPAPWDTEVGCNAMCQWIKLTGAGPLAVVVMEWKGGPNGYDVIDEFLRFNNPDEWNFTEGDAFTEEVRQHHHMELVRERLREQLGGAEPGTLFEGEEWKYKNSDKTLAEQGAQAAEDIANYLAGTGNSSYAALGSYNVRVHVESIDHNAGTAEVVIKVSDRMNWDSLLRTLTPWNAYGDGARNRGGVPINIVWRETIHFD